From the Neorhodopirellula lusitana genome, one window contains:
- a CDS encoding ABC transporter ATP-binding protein, whose translation MIKTVDLTKKYGDAFAIKSIDLDLEAGDLFGFIGPNGAGKTTTMRIIATLLEPSWGEAYVCNHSVHTQPKEIRRLVGYMPDFFGVYDDMTVVEYLEFFAAAYRISGEARRKRVNEMLEIVDLDFKRDAFANTLSRGQTQRLGLARTLLHDPQVLLLDEPLSGLDPRARIEMRNLLRRLGEMGKTVIVSSHILPELADVCNKVGIIDRGELKQNAKVTEVIRMVREHTVLIIQPSQRDQMQAIVDLFAGHPLVKSTEPGDDAVRVILNSDTDDYSVLPKLLIDNGVNLKRFAEEELDLESAFMALTKGTSTRM comes from the coding sequence GTGATTAAGACTGTTGACCTGACCAAGAAGTATGGCGATGCGTTTGCCATCAAGTCGATCGACTTGGACCTGGAAGCTGGTGACCTGTTTGGTTTCATTGGCCCCAACGGTGCGGGCAAGACGACGACCATGCGGATTATCGCGACACTGCTGGAGCCCAGTTGGGGCGAGGCTTACGTTTGCAATCACAGTGTCCATACCCAGCCCAAAGAAATTCGACGGCTGGTCGGTTACATGCCCGACTTCTTCGGCGTGTATGACGACATGACCGTCGTCGAGTACCTGGAGTTTTTCGCCGCCGCGTATCGGATCTCGGGGGAAGCTCGTCGCAAGCGAGTTAACGAGATGCTTGAAATCGTGGACCTGGATTTCAAGCGTGACGCGTTCGCCAACACGCTTTCGCGAGGGCAAACGCAACGTCTCGGGTTAGCCCGGACGCTGCTGCATGACCCGCAGGTGTTGTTGCTTGACGAACCATTGTCGGGTTTGGACCCGCGTGCTCGGATTGAGATGCGGAACTTGCTCCGCCGGCTTGGCGAGATGGGAAAGACCGTCATCGTCAGCAGCCACATTCTTCCGGAATTGGCCGACGTTTGTAATAAGGTTGGCATCATCGACCGTGGCGAACTGAAGCAAAACGCGAAGGTCACTGAAGTGATTCGCATGGTCCGCGAGCACACGGTGTTGATCATCCAGCCTAGCCAGCGAGATCAGATGCAGGCGATCGTGGATTTGTTTGCGGGTCACCCGTTGGTGAAGTCGACTGAGCCTGGGGATGACGCGGTGCGAGTGATTTTGAATAGCGATACGGACGACTACAGCGTGTTGCCGAAATTGTTGATCGACAACGGAGTCAATCTGAAGCGATTCGCCGAGGAAGAGCTTGATTTGGAATCGGCCTTTATGGCGCTGACCAAGGGCACCAGCACTCGGATGTAG
- a CDS encoding MazG nucleotide pyrophosphohydrolase domain-containing protein, producing MADSDSGEGLSIQDLQQHIHRMYYDKDVARGVDGTFMWLMEEVGELASALRGDDRENLKEEFADVIAWLFTIANVADVNLADALAAKYGNGCPGCGKFECTCSLDEKP from the coding sequence ATGGCCGACTCGGATTCTGGCGAGGGTCTTTCGATCCAAGACCTTCAACAACACATTCATCGGATGTATTACGACAAAGACGTGGCCCGCGGTGTGGACGGAACGTTCATGTGGTTGATGGAAGAGGTCGGGGAATTGGCCTCGGCGTTGCGGGGCGATGATCGCGAGAATTTGAAAGAGGAATTCGCCGACGTGATCGCGTGGTTATTCACGATCGCAAACGTTGCCGATGTGAATCTCGCTGACGCACTGGCGGCCAAGTACGGCAACGGTTGCCCGGGGTGTGGGAAATTTGAATGCACATGCAGCTTGGATGAAAAACCATGA
- a CDS encoding formylmethanofuran dehydrogenase subunit A, translated as MLTRIHGCRRIDPAGTDFGLNRLVAESADRSSKSDQEIWMRDDRLIEAPPKGTVADREYDASGCIAMAGGIDLHTHIGGGKLTLARMLLRDQMPPWREAVGELPDDMLPSQSHFLPSAAVTAQRYLDMGYTTCLEPAVIPCNARSAHAEMADVRGLDTGGYCLLGNDDVLLQMISEGVEQEIVNAYVAWMVTATRCIAVKVVNPGGINAFKFNQRTFDVDTPHPHYNITPGKIIRTLCRAVHEIGLVHPLHVHCSNLGVPGNIESALATIQAADGYPIHLTHAQFHCYGTDGPYKFSSASQKLVEAMRKNPNVTIDVGQIMFGQTVTISADSMHQYTNSAHAKPRKSVLVDIECEAGCGVVPFKYRRKEFVNSLQWAIGLELFLMIDDPSRVFLTTDHPNGAPFTAYPHLLALLSDKSLRETALAEIHPDAAASSSLSGLGREYSLDDIAVMTRSGPAAILGLQDRGTLRPGGIADVVIYQSQDNVEAMFRQPKMVFKSGRLIRRGGASEVEQGTALPDQTLAANVAGGSLEIDRKHLAGFRDRYSKFGTFQFDRLWINEDEMPEVIGSQLAASGMRSADNGGSVVKGDQS; from the coding sequence ATGCTGACCCGAATCCATGGTTGTCGACGGATAGATCCAGCTGGAACTGATTTCGGCCTGAATCGCTTGGTTGCTGAATCTGCCGATCGCTCGTCGAAGTCCGACCAAGAGATTTGGATGCGTGATGACCGCTTGATCGAAGCCCCGCCAAAGGGCACGGTGGCGGATCGTGAGTACGATGCGAGCGGGTGCATTGCGATGGCGGGTGGCATTGATTTGCACACGCACATTGGCGGCGGGAAGTTAACGCTTGCCCGGATGCTGTTGCGGGATCAGATGCCGCCGTGGCGAGAAGCCGTTGGTGAATTGCCTGATGACATGCTGCCATCGCAGTCGCATTTTTTGCCCTCCGCTGCTGTCACGGCTCAGCGGTATCTCGACATGGGATACACGACGTGCTTGGAACCGGCGGTGATTCCCTGCAATGCACGATCTGCACACGCCGAAATGGCGGATGTGCGCGGTCTCGATACAGGCGGCTATTGCTTGCTCGGGAATGATGACGTGTTGCTGCAGATGATCTCCGAAGGTGTTGAGCAGGAGATCGTGAATGCTTATGTCGCATGGATGGTGACCGCGACTCGTTGCATTGCCGTGAAGGTGGTGAATCCTGGCGGCATCAACGCATTCAAGTTCAATCAGCGGACTTTCGATGTGGACACGCCGCACCCGCATTACAACATCACGCCCGGGAAAATCATTCGTACTTTGTGCCGAGCGGTGCACGAGATCGGGCTTGTTCATCCGCTGCATGTGCATTGCAGTAACCTTGGCGTGCCGGGCAATATCGAGTCTGCACTGGCGACGATCCAAGCCGCCGACGGCTATCCGATTCATTTGACCCATGCTCAGTTTCATTGTTACGGGACCGACGGGCCGTACAAGTTCTCGTCCGCTTCGCAAAAGTTGGTCGAGGCGATGCGGAAGAATCCCAACGTCACGATTGATGTTGGTCAGATCATGTTTGGTCAAACCGTTACGATCAGTGCCGATTCGATGCATCAATACACCAATAGTGCTCACGCGAAACCACGCAAGTCGGTTTTAGTGGACATTGAATGCGAGGCCGGTTGTGGCGTGGTTCCATTCAAGTATCGTCGCAAGGAGTTTGTGAACTCGTTGCAATGGGCGATCGGTTTGGAGTTGTTCTTGATGATTGACGATCCCTCGCGAGTTTTCTTGACGACGGATCATCCCAATGGGGCTCCGTTCACGGCGTACCCGCATTTGTTGGCGTTGTTGTCGGACAAGTCGTTGCGTGAAACGGCGCTTGCTGAAATCCATCCCGACGCGGCGGCCAGTAGTTCGTTGAGCGGTCTCGGTCGGGAGTATTCGCTTGACGATATCGCGGTGATGACCCGGTCCGGTCCCGCAGCCATTTTGGGACTGCAGGATCGGGGAACGCTCAGGCCGGGCGGGATTGCCGATGTCGTGATTTATCAATCGCAAGACAACGTCGAAGCGATGTTCCGGCAGCCTAAGATGGTGTTCAAGTCGGGACGATTGATTCGCCGTGGTGGAGCGAGTGAGGTCGAACAGGGAACAGCATTGCCGGATCAGACGTTGGCTGCAAACGTGGCAGGTGGTTCACTGGAGATTGACCGAAAGCACTTGGCTGGGTTTAGGGACCGCTATTCTAAGTTCGGTACGTTCCAGTTTGACCGGTTGTGGATTAATGAAGATGAGATGCCGGAGGTGATCGGCAGCCAGTTGGCGGCCAGTGGAATGCGGTCGGCTGACAATGGTGGTTCGGTCGTCAAAGGAGATCAATCATGA
- a CDS encoding ZIP family metal transporter, translated as MSLSPEPLLLVYCVFIILASVTGGQMSKLFRMTHLRTQLLMSGVGGLMLGIAMLHLLPHASNVLGSPSKTGAAALAGLIAMFLLVRLFHTHDHGVVGEPDPDHSHHGCGHDHAHDHGHDHGTAHEQSHEKDLDADSKPLERAPALKKGFSWAGMFFGLALHTIIDGVALASSVIADAHHGAWLGLAGLGTFLAVALHKPLDAFAITSVMSKQGWSDRSQSIANGLFSVACPLGALMMYFGATRFAESNEILGWGLAISAGFFICIALADLLPEVAFHDHDRGKLTFALLFGVAIAVGIESLPGHVHADHEGHGHEYPGIIQNDELRSESEVDPVAPSSEPAEEIDSAKTP; from the coding sequence ATGTCGCTTTCGCCTGAACCGTTGCTGCTTGTCTACTGCGTGTTCATCATTTTGGCGTCGGTCACCGGTGGCCAAATGTCGAAGCTTTTCCGGATGACCCACCTGCGAACCCAACTGCTGATGAGCGGAGTGGGCGGTCTGATGCTGGGGATCGCAATGCTGCATTTGCTGCCCCACGCCAGTAATGTGCTGGGCTCGCCGTCAAAGACAGGGGCTGCTGCCTTAGCTGGGCTGATCGCCATGTTCCTGCTGGTCAGGCTCTTCCACACACACGATCACGGGGTAGTCGGCGAGCCCGACCCCGACCATTCTCACCATGGGTGCGGCCATGACCACGCTCACGACCATGGTCACGATCACGGAACGGCCCATGAACAGAGCCACGAAAAAGATCTCGACGCCGATTCCAAACCGCTCGAACGAGCACCCGCGCTCAAGAAAGGCTTCAGCTGGGCTGGCATGTTCTTCGGCTTGGCACTGCACACGATTATTGACGGTGTGGCGTTGGCCAGTAGTGTGATCGCCGACGCTCACCACGGTGCCTGGCTAGGGCTCGCGGGGCTGGGAACGTTCCTAGCCGTTGCCCTGCACAAGCCGCTCGATGCATTCGCCATCACCTCCGTGATGAGTAAGCAAGGCTGGTCGGACCGCTCACAAAGCATTGCCAACGGGTTGTTCTCGGTCGCCTGCCCGCTGGGTGCATTGATGATGTACTTCGGAGCCACGCGGTTCGCCGAAAGCAACGAGATCCTGGGCTGGGGCCTAGCAATCTCAGCTGGCTTCTTCATCTGCATCGCGCTGGCTGACCTGTTGCCTGAGGTCGCCTTTCACGATCACGACCGCGGCAAGCTCACCTTCGCCTTGCTATTTGGTGTGGCAATTGCCGTCGGCATCGAAAGCCTGCCCGGCCACGTGCACGCCGACCACGAGGGTCACGGCCACGAATATCCAGGGATCATCCAGAATGATGAGCTTCGAAGCGAGAGCGAAGTCGATCCGGTCGCCCCAAGCAGTGAACCGGCAGAAGAGATAGATTCAGCTAAAACGCCGTAG
- a CDS encoding sulfotransferase family protein, translating into MADPSLNSYPFYCPRFWHGMRPTAWWGLLKSGQFAVSPSRVPMAVIITSATVWNTLLTWIQNLLFRRQLREAELHGPPVFIIGHWRSGTTLLHELIVRDERFSSPSTYQCFAPSHFLLTQWFFRTFFGWLLPGKRPMDNMDAGWDRPQEDEFALVNLGQPSPYRRIAFPKQGAVDMEYLDLEGITDEARSSWLQTLQDFMLRVSVSTARPLVIKSPTHTGRVKYLAKAFPQAKFIHISRDPRSLFPSTCRLWRSLDAVQGLQAVPGDTADYSPEEVEKMDEYVLTCLEKMYAAFHANRDQIAKHHLVDIRYEDLIADPVATLQKVYENLRLADFETVREEIQTWADTEHQAYKTNSHRLSTEDEQRLHQRWGEYFTRYGY; encoded by the coding sequence ATGGCCGATCCTTCGCTGAACAGTTACCCCTTTTATTGCCCCCGGTTTTGGCACGGGATGCGACCGACGGCTTGGTGGGGATTATTAAAGTCAGGACAATTTGCGGTTAGTCCGTCCCGCGTACCGATGGCGGTGATCATCACCTCGGCAACGGTCTGGAACACACTGTTGACCTGGATTCAGAATCTACTTTTTCGCCGGCAACTGCGTGAAGCCGAACTACACGGCCCCCCCGTCTTCATCATCGGGCATTGGCGAAGCGGCACGACGCTGTTGCACGAATTAATTGTTCGTGACGAGCGATTCAGCAGCCCATCAACCTACCAGTGCTTTGCCCCTTCGCACTTCCTGTTGACGCAGTGGTTCTTTCGTACCTTCTTTGGCTGGTTGTTGCCGGGCAAGCGGCCCATGGACAACATGGATGCTGGCTGGGACCGCCCCCAGGAAGACGAGTTCGCGCTGGTGAATCTGGGCCAGCCATCACCCTATCGCCGTATCGCGTTTCCCAAACAAGGTGCGGTGGACATGGAGTACCTCGATCTGGAAGGCATCACCGACGAAGCTCGCTCGAGTTGGCTACAAACGTTGCAAGACTTCATGCTTCGCGTCAGCGTGTCGACGGCTCGCCCGCTGGTCATTAAAAGCCCCACCCACACTGGACGCGTGAAGTACCTCGCGAAGGCATTCCCGCAAGCTAAGTTCATCCACATTAGTCGCGACCCACGATCGCTCTTCCCCAGCACGTGCCGGCTGTGGCGAAGTCTGGACGCGGTCCAAGGACTGCAAGCCGTTCCCGGCGATACCGCTGACTATTCGCCCGAAGAAGTCGAGAAGATGGACGAGTACGTGCTCACGTGCCTGGAGAAAATGTACGCGGCGTTCCATGCCAACCGAGATCAAATTGCCAAGCATCATTTGGTCGACATTCGCTATGAAGACCTGATCGCGGATCCCGTTGCAACGCTCCAGAAAGTTTATGAGAACTTGCGACTCGCCGATTTTGAAACCGTGCGTGAAGAAATCCAAACTTGGGCCGACACCGAACATCAGGCTTACAAGACAAACTCGCATCGACTTTCGACCGAAGACGAACAGCGACTGCACCAGCGCTGGGGCGAGTACTTCACTCGCTATGGATACTAA
- a CDS encoding MauE/DoxX family redox-associated membrane protein — translation MSRYAAAGLLVLLAASYRLWLPPHWTATHLYPNVPMLDLPAAWIGICNLLTMPILVIAGLVLLAFDRPERSLLRRAYWCTIAITFAVAFTADQHRLQPWAYQLALYAVLFALVPTQRVVGYLQLLTISVYAYSSIGKFDYQFLHTVGQDFLAAAAGLIGVPVETWDESMRTKLAAGFPAIELLAAILLVIPKTRRIGGWLAIAMHASLLVLLSPWVMSHSAGVLTWNVFLAGQAYLLFCRPTSTDGAKVKSGEGERPDEPPPLPTNTWQAMLANAIVAVAILLPLTERRGRHDADQFHWDHWLSWALYSPHNSRVHAEIHRNVLGKMPAELQAIVPDDTDGDGWQTLDLDKWSLQTRGVPILPQARYQLLLAGKLARTNDWNREIRCVLRSASDRFNGTRSETWLRDYQAMHEAESRFWLSGNASSESGEGR, via the coding sequence ATGTCACGCTACGCGGCGGCTGGACTTCTGGTCTTGCTTGCAGCGTCCTACCGACTCTGGTTGCCACCGCACTGGACGGCCACGCACCTGTATCCCAACGTGCCTATGCTGGACCTGCCGGCGGCCTGGATTGGCATCTGCAATTTGCTAACGATGCCGATCCTGGTGATCGCCGGACTTGTGCTGCTGGCCTTCGACCGCCCCGAACGCAGCCTTCTCCGGCGTGCCTACTGGTGCACCATCGCGATCACGTTCGCCGTCGCGTTCACCGCCGACCAACATCGTTTACAACCTTGGGCCTACCAACTCGCACTCTACGCGGTGCTGTTTGCTCTGGTGCCGACGCAGCGTGTTGTCGGCTACCTGCAACTGCTGACGATCAGCGTTTACGCCTACAGCTCAATCGGCAAGTTCGACTATCAATTCTTGCACACCGTCGGACAAGACTTCTTAGCCGCTGCCGCTGGTCTTATCGGCGTTCCGGTGGAGACCTGGGACGAATCCATGCGCACTAAGCTTGCGGCCGGATTCCCGGCTATTGAATTGCTTGCCGCCATCCTGTTGGTCATTCCAAAGACACGCCGAATCGGTGGTTGGCTAGCGATCGCCATGCATGCCAGCCTGCTGGTGTTGCTATCGCCTTGGGTGATGTCGCATAGCGCCGGCGTGTTGACGTGGAATGTTTTCCTGGCCGGGCAAGCCTACCTGTTGTTTTGCCGGCCCACTTCGACCGACGGAGCGAAGGTGAAGAGTGGCGAGGGTGAACGACCAGATGAGCCCCCACCTCTTCCAACGAACACGTGGCAAGCAATGCTGGCCAATGCGATCGTTGCTGTCGCGATCTTACTGCCTCTGACCGAACGACGCGGGCGCCATGACGCAGACCAATTCCACTGGGACCACTGGTTATCGTGGGCGTTGTACTCGCCGCACAACAGTCGGGTTCATGCGGAGATTCATCGCAATGTGCTCGGAAAGATGCCAGCCGAACTTCAAGCAATAGTGCCGGACGACACGGACGGTGACGGCTGGCAAACACTGGACTTAGACAAGTGGTCGCTGCAAACTCGCGGCGTCCCGATCCTGCCCCAGGCACGCTACCAACTACTGCTTGCTGGCAAACTGGCTCGGACCAATGACTGGAATCGCGAGATCCGGTGCGTCTTGCGATCAGCGTCAGACCGTTTTAATGGGACGCGAAGCGAAACCTGGTTGCGGGACTACCAAGCGATGCATGAAGCAGAGAGTCGTTTCTGGCTATCCGGAAACGCCTCCAGCGAGTCAGGCGAGGGTCGATAG
- a CDS encoding 2-oxoacid:ferredoxin oxidoreductase subunit beta: MNLPVLKAADFASDQDVRWCPGCGDYSILAQMKKILPDLGVPREKIVFVSGIGCSSRFPYYMNTYGMHSIHGRAPTFATGLKSTRPDLMVWVITGDGDSLSIGGNHFIHCLRRNLDVNIVLFNNRIYGLTKGQYSPTTTEGQVTKSTPMGSIDHPLSPLSVALAAEATFVARSIDAHVKHLGETLKAAAAHKGTSLVEVYQNCNVFNDGAMAYAQERKQRAENVIELEHGKPLIFGTNSDKGVRLNGNHLEVVNTADVPADDLLIHDAKDPNPAIQMMLARMRYPDMPEPIGVLRSVEGVPTYDDQINEQVVAARAAKGEGDLDELFRAGDTWEVG, encoded by the coding sequence ATGAATCTTCCTGTTCTCAAAGCCGCTGACTTCGCTTCTGACCAAGACGTTCGTTGGTGCCCCGGTTGTGGCGACTATTCGATTCTCGCCCAGATGAAAAAGATCTTGCCTGATCTTGGCGTGCCGCGTGAGAAGATCGTTTTCGTCAGCGGGATCGGCTGCAGCAGTCGGTTCCCTTACTACATGAACACCTACGGGATGCACTCCATCCACGGGCGTGCACCGACGTTTGCGACCGGCCTGAAATCGACTCGTCCGGACTTGATGGTTTGGGTGATCACCGGTGATGGCGATTCGCTATCGATTGGTGGCAACCACTTCATCCACTGCTTGCGCCGGAACTTGGACGTCAACATCGTCTTGTTCAACAACCGTATCTATGGTTTGACCAAGGGCCAATACAGCCCCACGACTACCGAAGGGCAAGTCACCAAGAGCACGCCGATGGGATCGATCGATCACCCGTTGTCGCCGCTGTCGGTTGCCTTGGCTGCGGAAGCGACCTTCGTCGCCCGCAGTATCGATGCTCACGTCAAACACTTGGGCGAAACCTTGAAAGCGGCCGCCGCTCACAAAGGCACGTCGCTGGTTGAGGTTTATCAAAATTGCAACGTGTTCAATGACGGAGCGATGGCGTACGCCCAAGAGCGTAAGCAACGTGCTGAAAACGTGATCGAACTTGAGCACGGCAAGCCATTGATCTTTGGCACCAACAGTGACAAGGGTGTGCGTTTGAACGGCAACCATTTGGAAGTCGTGAACACCGCCGATGTGCCTGCGGATGACTTGTTGATTCACGATGCAAAGGACCCGAATCCAGCGATTCAGATGATGCTGGCCCGCATGCGATATCCCGACATGCCGGAGCCAATCGGCGTGTTGCGAAGCGTCGAAGGCGTGCCGACCTATGACGATCAAATCAACGAACAAGTCGTCGCGGCTCGCGCCGCCAAGGGCGAAGGCGATCTCGATGAACTGTTCCGAGCGGGAGATACCTGGGAAGTTGGTTGA
- a CDS encoding 3-keto-disaccharide hydrolase — MKITRHRFELRSLLAFAFLIAASGCSSKTQTEPAGVTDDAKSAEVADAEENAPAKTPFVFEAQAYEASAEQLLAARLPIEETTQGWIRLFDGHTLFGWVIAGEANWHVEDETIKASRGKPCLLTTTTQWADFELELEYLADEETNSGVFVRTTLDPKDVKTECYEVNIASDQDAFPTGGVVERKKGEPVIAKPKEWRTMNIVCEGKQLVVKVDDEVICELDDATTPRIGYIGLQFRFGEISFRNIRLRPIGLENLIDTELANWKQYEDMDGEFRVDEEGNLVVDGGKQQLESKEKYGDFTLLADYKMDDPKSNSGLFFRSIPGDVMMGYECQVSNETTDNNPLVPADCGAGGIFRRQNARIVAGEPQRWNSILLTADGSHFAAWVNGLQVSDIYDDREPDENPRKGLRLEPGTLIVQGHDPTTQATYRQLAIQASPALVVEPEPAE, encoded by the coding sequence ATGAAAATCACCCGACACCGATTCGAATTACGCTCGCTTCTCGCATTCGCGTTCCTGATCGCAGCTTCTGGTTGCTCATCAAAGACTCAAACAGAACCTGCCGGCGTGACCGACGATGCGAAGTCGGCCGAAGTCGCTGACGCCGAAGAAAACGCGCCCGCCAAAACCCCATTCGTATTCGAAGCCCAGGCTTACGAGGCATCCGCTGAACAGCTGCTCGCCGCTCGCTTACCCATCGAAGAAACCACCCAGGGCTGGATCCGCCTGTTCGACGGACACACCTTGTTCGGATGGGTGATCGCCGGCGAAGCAAACTGGCATGTCGAAGACGAAACGATCAAGGCCAGTCGGGGCAAACCGTGCCTGTTGACGACAACGACCCAGTGGGCTGACTTTGAACTAGAACTGGAATACCTCGCCGACGAAGAAACCAACTCGGGCGTCTTCGTGCGTACGACACTGGATCCCAAAGACGTCAAAACCGAGTGCTACGAAGTCAACATTGCGTCCGACCAAGACGCTTTCCCGACCGGTGGCGTTGTCGAACGAAAGAAGGGCGAGCCGGTTATCGCCAAGCCAAAAGAGTGGCGGACGATGAACATCGTTTGCGAAGGAAAACAACTGGTCGTCAAAGTTGATGACGAAGTGATCTGCGAACTGGACGACGCCACAACGCCGCGAATCGGATACATCGGCCTGCAATTCCGATTTGGCGAGATTAGCTTTCGCAACATCCGACTGCGTCCCATCGGCCTCGAAAACCTCATCGACACCGAACTGGCGAACTGGAAACAGTACGAAGACATGGATGGCGAATTCCGTGTCGACGAAGAGGGCAATTTGGTGGTCGATGGCGGCAAACAACAACTCGAATCGAAAGAAAAGTACGGCGACTTCACCTTGCTGGCGGACTACAAGATGGACGACCCGAAGTCCAACTCAGGCCTATTCTTCCGATCGATTCCTGGCGACGTCATGATGGGCTACGAATGCCAAGTCAGCAACGAAACCACGGACAACAATCCACTTGTGCCCGCCGACTGCGGTGCTGGCGGAATCTTCCGACGGCAAAACGCACGCATCGTGGCGGGGGAACCCCAACGCTGGAACTCGATTCTGTTGACCGCCGATGGCTCCCATTTTGCCGCCTGGGTGAACGGATTGCAGGTCAGTGATATCTACGACGACCGGGAACCTGACGAGAACCCTCGCAAAGGACTCCGCCTCGAACCCGGCACACTGATCGTCCAAGGCCACGACCCCACCACGCAGGCGACTTACCGACAACTGGCTATTCAAGCGTCGCCTGCCCTCGTGGTTGAACCCGAACCTGCAGAATAG
- the cysK gene encoding cysteine synthase A, which translates to MARGKTFDNITRAIGDTPMVQINRLVPASDATVFAKCEFFQPLNSVKDRIGVAMIEAGERDGQINSSTHIIEPTSGNTGIALAFVCAAKGYKLTLTMPESMSVERRALLRAMGANLVLTPAGDGMKGAIDTAQNLVDKTENAFMPQQFENPANPAIHEATTGPEIWADSGQKIDAIVAGVGTGGTITGVARFLKSVNPDFKAYAVEPTHSAVISGGTPGKHRIQGIGAGFIPGNLDTSIIDDVIQVEDEEAFAWGRKLAKEEGIVGGISSGANMCAAAALAARPEMKGKRIVTVMCSLGERYLSTPLFGDLAL; encoded by the coding sequence ATGGCCCGTGGAAAAACATTCGACAACATTACTCGCGCGATTGGTGACACGCCGATGGTGCAGATCAATCGTCTGGTCCCAGCGAGCGACGCGACCGTGTTCGCGAAGTGCGAGTTCTTCCAGCCGCTCAACAGCGTCAAGGATCGAATTGGCGTCGCCATGATCGAGGCCGGCGAACGCGATGGGCAAATCAATTCTTCCACGCATATCATCGAGCCTACCAGCGGCAATACCGGTATCGCACTTGCGTTCGTTTGTGCGGCCAAGGGTTACAAGCTGACGCTGACGATGCCCGAGTCGATGTCCGTCGAACGTCGAGCGTTGCTGCGTGCGATGGGTGCGAATCTGGTCCTGACACCGGCCGGTGACGGGATGAAGGGTGCAATCGACACGGCTCAGAACTTGGTCGACAAGACCGAAAACGCATTCATGCCGCAACAGTTCGAAAACCCAGCCAACCCGGCGATCCACGAAGCCACCACCGGTCCTGAGATCTGGGCGGACAGCGGCCAAAAGATCGATGCGATTGTGGCGGGTGTGGGTACCGGCGGAACGATCACTGGCGTGGCACGGTTCTTGAAAAGTGTGAACCCCGACTTTAAAGCCTACGCAGTTGAGCCGACTCATTCGGCAGTCATCAGCGGTGGCACGCCGGGCAAGCACCGCATCCAAGGCATTGGTGCTGGCTTCATTCCGGGCAACCTGGATACCTCCATCATCGACGATGTGATTCAAGTCGAAGACGAAGAGGCGTTCGCATGGGGGCGCAAGCTAGCCAAGGAAGAAGGCATCGTCGGCGGGATCAGCAGCGGAGCCAACATGTGCGCCGCCGCTGCGTTGGCCGCTCGTCCGGAAATGAAGGGCAAGCGAATCGTCACCGTGATGTGCAGCCTCGGCGAACGCTACCTCAGCACACCGCTGTTCGGTGATTTGGCCTTGTAA